The Andreesenia angusta genome contains the following window.
TAAATATCCCCATGAATTTCTGTCCGTCCTGGGCACCGTGCATAAAAGCCATGGCGGCCGCACCGCCTATTTGGGCCTTCTTGAAAAACGGTGTCGCCTTTCTCCTGTCAAAGTTCCTAGAAATCGTCTCAACAGCTCTTGTGGCTCCAAACCCGAATGCAAAGCCCATAAGAGTGGATATAAATAGGCCATATACTACCTTTGTCCACTCGTCTGGATTTATTCCCGAAAGCCCTCCTTGAAGCGCTATGGCCGCACCGGATATGCCAGCTACTAGCGCATGTCCTTCACTTGTGGGAATTCCAAATACCCATGCGGCACTCGCCCAGAGCACTATAGCCACCATGGCAGCACAAAGAGCCACGAGCGAAGACTTTGTATCTCCCCTGAAATCGGCTATATTGTATATAGTCTGCACGACTGATGAGTTTATTAAAGTCATGACCAAAACTCCTAAAAAGTTGCAGAAAGCCGCCATGATTATGGCCTTTCCCGGGGAAAGCGACCTTGTGCCGACACATGTTGCGACTGCGTTAGGCGCGTCTGTCCACCCGTTCACCATTATAACGCTAAGCGTCAGGATAGTGGTTATCAAAAGCACAGGGTATTCCAAGAGTTGCCCTATAAAGTCAGTAAGAATTATTGTCATTTGAACGCCTCCTATCCCAAATAATCTAGTAGTTTGATACCCATTTAAAACCACTTTCAACTAAAAACACTTAAGCTTCTCCATCCATGTCGTCTTTGTACAGTTTTTCCAGCTGCCTGTTTGAAAACTTTAGAGACGACTGCATTATAGGTCCTAAGAGCGGAACCGTTACAAATGTTCCCAGCGCCACAGGACCTCCTACAAGCCATCCGCATGTCAGCGCCGCCATTTCAAGCAGCGTTCTGGCAAGCCTTACAGATATGGAAAAGCGCCTGGCTATAAGAAGCGTCATCCCGTCTCTAGGCCCTGCCCCTATTCCAGATGCCACATACATACCAGATCCGCTTCCCATAAAAACTATCCCTATAAGCAACATGATGATTCTTGGAGCAAGCCCCCTGAACTCTGGAAGAAGCCCTGTGCCGAGTATGGCATTTAGGAAGAAGCCTATAAGAACTATGTTCAAGACGCTTCCAACGGCTATCCTCTTTTTTTCAAAAAAAGCCGTAATAGCCACCATTCCAACTCCCACTATCTGGACCCATCTTCCCACTGTAAGCCCTGTGATATCAGACAAACCTATATGAAGCACATCCCATGTGGCCACTCCGACATCTGCAGTTATGACTATCGCCGCTCCAAGTGCAAGCGTGAAAAGCCCTGCTGCGAATACAGCCAGCCTTATGATATAGCCCTTATTTAATCCAACTTTAAAGTTCTCTATCTCCTTGCTGTCGCCTTCCATATTTAAATGTCCCCCTTCAGATTGCACATCATCTTGGCCACTACCTTTTCAAAGATTTCCAGCTCTGCTCTGTCTATCCCCTCTATGGCCTTGTTCTCTAAACTGTCTGATACGGCCTCCCACTTTGGATAGGCTTCCATGGCTTTTTCAGTCAAGTTTATTATCTTCTCCCTCTTGTCTGTCCCTATTCGCTTTTCTATAAAGCCGGCTTTCTCCATTCTTGAAAGTGTCCTTGTTATAGTGGGAGCCTCCACATAGAGATAGTCCGCCAGCTCGGACTGGGTGCACTCTCCGTTCATATGGATGTAGAGCGCTACAACCCACTGCGAAGAGTAGATACCATGCTCTGTTATCCCCTCGTTCAGCGCCTTGCTGAAATACCTTCCAAGCTGGTTTACCTTGTGTCCGTATAAATTCATATATTCATCCTCCATTTCAGTCGCATTAATTATTTACCTAGCTAATTATATCATGCTTCTCATGCTTTTTCAAAAAAAACAAGGGGCATGGCCCCTCGTCTAATGATTGAATATCTCACTCTTTTCCAACTCCTCTGGAGGCAGTGGCCTACAGTAGTAGTATCCCTGTATCTCGTCGCAGTTCTGGCTTTTCAGAAACTCCACCTGCTCTTCAGTCTCTACTCCCTCTGCAATCACCTTGAAGTCCAGATTTCTGGCCAGTTCAATTATGGCTCTGACCACGGCTCTGTCCCTCTTGTCTACAGCCAAGCTCTCTACAAACTGTCTGTCTATCTTTATCCTGTCAGCCGGAAGCAGCTTGATCCTGCTCAGCGACGAGTACTCTGTCCCAAAGTCGTCTATGGCGACCATTATATTTGACTCTCTTAGCTTCTCCAGCGTGTTTACGACATCATAGCTGTCGTCTAGTGCTATGCTCTCCGTCACCTCTAGCTCTAGCAGCTCTGGAGACATCCCGGTGTCAAGCAATATGGACTCTATCCTGTCTGAGAAACTGCTTGACTTAAACTGCTCCACAGACAGGTTGACTGCCATCCTGACTCCCTCTAGGCCTCTCTTATGCCAGTACGCCCCCTGTCTGCATGCAGTCGCTATTACCCATTCACCTATTGCATTTATCAGACCTGTCTGTTCAGCTAGAGGTATGAAAACCCCAGGTGATACTATCCCGTGTTCTGGATGAGTCCATCTGATTAGAGCTTCTAGTCCTACCAGCTTTCCGCTTCTTATGTCTATCTGTGGCTGATAGTGAAGCGCCAGCTCATCTCGCTCCAATGCCCTGTAGAGGCTGTTGGTCAGCTTGACTTTCTCAAGTGTTTCATGCTTCATCTCAAGCGAGCAGAATGTAAATCTGTTTTTCCCATTGTCTTTAGATGAGTACATGGCCATATCCGAGTTTTTGATCAGCTCGTCAGCCGAATGTCCATCATCTGGATATCTCGCCACTCCTACACTCGCCGTGATGTGGAACTCTTGACTTCCAATAGAGATTGGCTCTACAAATGAGTCCATTACACACTCCAGCACGCTCTCCATCTCTCGGCAGCTGGAAACGCTGTCCAGCATCAGCAGAAATTCATCTCCTCCAAATCTGGCCACCATTCCGTGCTCGCCAACACATTCTAAAAGCCTACGTGAAACCCTCTTAAGTATCTCGTCCCCAGACTCATGCCCCATCATATCGTTTACCGACTTAAACGAGTCAAGGTCTATAAGTGCCATGCAGAGCAGTGTTTCCTTTTCTCTGGCTGTCTCGATAGCCCTCTTCAGCTTTTTCCTGTACAGCGTGAAGTTGGGCAGCCCTGTAAGAGAGTCGTAGTATGCCATGTAGTTCATCTCTCTCTCAGTGCCTACTTTCACAATGGCATCTGAAAGCATGTTTGCCAGAATCTTGAGGGCATCTTGATGTTCTTTTCTCCACTTCTTTCTCTTTTTAACAGAATCAAATCCAAGTATGCCTATCACATTCTCTTTGTCTTTTATGGATATAGCTATTGTAGATTTGACTCCTAGACTCTTGAGCTGCTTCTTCTTGTCTCTGGCTTCGTCCGGCAACTCGTCTATATCCGCTATGTCAACTACATCCATGTCTTTTAGCTGGGCTGTCCACCAGTCAGATTCCTTTAACTCTATTTCCTGGTTCCATTTTCTCACAAGCTCTACATCTTCTCCGCACCACTCGTGCGTGTAGAGCATCTTCTCCTTGTCTCCTGGACACATAAAGAGGTATACCCTGTCTACTCCGTAGTGCTCTCCGCTAAGTCGAAGCATGTCCATGACTTTTTCATCAAAGCTGTCCTCAGATATGGCTATAAAGTCTGTGGATATTTCAGAGAGCATTTTCTGAAACTCTATCTGCTCCTTGTTTTCTTTCAACCTCTCCACATAGACTCTGTTCACAAAAAAGGCTATAGCCAGCGCTCCAGCTGTTATTGCAAGTCTGGCTACATAGTCATAGAAGCCTATGCGGACATACGACTCTGATACGCTCAGAAACGTCCAGACCTGAATAAGCAAAGTTGAAAAGCCGAGCAAGACTATAGTCCCCCTCTTGTTGAAGAGTACCGAGAGAATTATGCACATAAAGGGCACTGCCCAAACCGTGGCGCTATTGTCAGCATATCTAGAAGTTATCCTGAAGAGTGAAATTGAGATGAAAGCTATGAATACCATGTCCTGTACATCGGCTTTCAAATTCAGTTTTTTTATCCCAACCACAGAAGCCCCCATGAGAAGGCAGACTGCGCTGAACTTTAACTCGTCGTAAAGCGGGTATCCATGCACAAAATACCTTGTCGAAAAGCTAAGAAAACCTCCGCACACGTAGATTGCACCCATGGAGTAGTATATCCTCTTTCTGATGCTTTCGCTTAGTATGCGCTCCTCCCCTATCGGCTTTTGATCCAGCACCGGCCTCATAAGCCCGTGTCTCTTTATGGAGTAGGCTATTGTGGATATAGGTATCAGGATTATAAGAGGCGCAATCTGAGGTGTGTAGACAGGTATGCGCTTGTTGAATATCTGCTCTGTTATTGTGCCTAGAACAAGCGCAACCATAAAAGACATTGCCAACAGCTTGGACTGTCCAGCTTTGCTTTCATCCCAGGCATTTCTCCCCCAGCTCCACACAGTGAATATGCCGAGTATCATAAAGCCCATGTAGTAGAAGTTGAAATACCAATCCCATCCGCTATCTAGTGATGTATTGACCCATCCAAAAGAAGTGCTGATAAGCTTATAGCGCTCTGTTGCAATTTTCCCGTAAAGGCTGAAAGCGTATACGTTTATAATAGCCGGGGTGTATATCGCAAAGTAAGTTCTCTTTTTGCCTAAAGTCTCTTTCTTCTCTGTCAAGACGAATATGAAGTGAAGCAAAAAGCTGTACATCGTTCCCCATCCTATTGCCGATATTTTTCTCCACAAAAGAGCTTCGCTGTGGACTGGAGCGGAGTTGGCTATCGAAAACGCAAACGACCATATGCAAAGAGTCATGCATACGCCAAAGAAAATTCTATTCAGCTTCTCCCTCGGGTTGAGCGAAAGTATGTATATCCCAAAGAACATATATATGGCGAAAGTTGCAAAAAAAGCCATAGAAAGAGCTGTCGATGTGCTTGTCATTTTATCCCCCCTCGCATCACTTTTCTTTAGTCTTTTTTACCCAGCTTGAGCCAATATTAACAGGCAATAAAAAAACAAGGGGCTAGGCCCCTTGCTCACTTTTCAACTTGACTCTTACAAGTCCAGTGTTTATATTCAAGATTAAGTTTAACATTATAGCTGAAATGCTCACCACAAATAGCGGACTTCCAAAAAGCATCTTAGCAGTCGGTGGAAGAGTCGGGAACATTTCGCTTACGAAAGTCGCGGCTACACCGAGTATCATGCTCGTTCCAACTATAGTCGAGTTATTGTCCTCTGTGAATTTCAGTTTTGTAAGTATGGATATTCCAGATGCTGTTATTATCCCGAATAACACAAGTGTCGCACCGCCAAGTACCGGCTTTGGTATCACCGTTATCACCGATGAAAACTTAGGTATTATTCCTAGCAGTATAAGTATAAATCCAGCAGATTTTATAACTCCTTTTCCCTTGGCTCCTGTCAGATTCATAAGACCAACGTTTTCAGCAAACATAGCTCCTGGAACCGAACAGAATATTCCGCTTATAGCCTGAGCTACAGCCTGGCCTCTAAGCCCTTTTATCTTGTCCTGCTCGCAAGTTTCGCAACCTGCAACTTCATCCAGCACAGAGAAAACCCCTATGCACTGTATAAGGTTTACAAGGCAGAACACAGTCATAACTACTATAGGCACTAGCTTGAACTCTGGAAGACCAAGCTTGAAAGGTATTACTATTCTAAACCAGTCAGCCTCCATTACAGGCGTCACATCTACTATGCCCATGGCCCATGCAACTGCCGTTCCAAGCGTCATTCCAGCTAGGAGCGAAAGCGAGTGAAATATCTTTCCACCGAATCTTCCCACCAACACCACTACTGCGGCCACAAAGCATCCAAGCAGAAGGTACCTAGGATTTCCGAAGTCGGATGCACCGGCTCCGCCTGCCATGTTCTCCATAGACACATGTGCAAGGCTTATTCCTATTAGAGTTACAAAAGATCCTACTACAACTGGCGGAAATAGCTTCAGTATCTTGTCAAGCACAAAAGAAAGCGCTATCAGCACAACTGCAGAGCCTATTATAGCTCCAAAGAGAACCTGTGCATCGTAAGCCTTTCCTATAGCTATCATAGCCCCAAGGGGAGCATATGAAGACCCCAGTATAAGGGGCAGCTTAGAACCTATCTTGCTTCCCAGTCCGTATACCTGTATCAGTATAGCTATTCCACTTGTGAGAAGGTTTGCAGACACGAGATAACCTATTGTCTTTGCATCCAAGTTAAGAGCAGTTCCAAGTATTATTATAAGTGCAAGCGATCCCGGACACATGGTCAATACATGCTGTAATCCCATTACTACTGTCTTCACAGGACTCAGCTTTTCGCCAAATACATCCTTGTATTCGTTTACATTTGTTTCCACTTTACATTCTCCTATCTTCTGTTTAGTCGATATCGA
Protein-coding sequences here:
- a CDS encoding uracil-xanthine permease family protein, which produces METNVNEYKDVFGEKLSPVKTVVMGLQHVLTMCPGSLALIIILGTALNLDAKTIGYLVSANLLTSGIAILIQVYGLGSKIGSKLPLILGSSYAPLGAMIAIGKAYDAQVLFGAIIGSAVVLIALSFVLDKILKLFPPVVVGSFVTLIGISLAHVSMENMAGGAGASDFGNPRYLLLGCFVAAVVVLVGRFGGKIFHSLSLLAGMTLGTAVAWAMGIVDVTPVMEADWFRIVIPFKLGLPEFKLVPIVVMTVFCLVNLIQCIGVFSVLDEVAGCETCEQDKIKGLRGQAVAQAISGIFCSVPGAMFAENVGLMNLTGAKGKGVIKSAGFILILLGIIPKFSSVITVIPKPVLGGATLVLFGIITASGISILTKLKFTEDNNSTIVGTSMILGVAATFVSEMFPTLPPTAKMLFGSPLFVVSISAIMLNLILNINTGLVRVKLKSEQGA
- a CDS encoding EAL domain-containing protein: MTSTSTALSMAFFATFAIYMFFGIYILSLNPREKLNRIFFGVCMTLCIWSFAFSIANSAPVHSEALLWRKISAIGWGTMYSFLLHFIFVLTEKKETLGKKRTYFAIYTPAIINVYAFSLYGKIATERYKLISTSFGWVNTSLDSGWDWYFNFYYMGFMILGIFTVWSWGRNAWDESKAGQSKLLAMSFMVALVLGTITEQIFNKRIPVYTPQIAPLIILIPISTIAYSIKRHGLMRPVLDQKPIGEERILSESIRKRIYYSMGAIYVCGGFLSFSTRYFVHGYPLYDELKFSAVCLLMGASVVGIKKLNLKADVQDMVFIAFISISLFRITSRYADNSATVWAVPFMCIILSVLFNKRGTIVLLGFSTLLIQVWTFLSVSESYVRIGFYDYVARLAITAGALAIAFFVNRVYVERLKENKEQIEFQKMLSEISTDFIAISEDSFDEKVMDMLRLSGEHYGVDRVYLFMCPGDKEKMLYTHEWCGEDVELVRKWNQEIELKESDWWTAQLKDMDVVDIADIDELPDEARDKKKQLKSLGVKSTIAISIKDKENVIGILGFDSVKKRKKWRKEHQDALKILANMLSDAIVKVGTEREMNYMAYYDSLTGLPNFTLYRKKLKRAIETAREKETLLCMALIDLDSFKSVNDMMGHESGDEILKRVSRRLLECVGEHGMVARFGGDEFLLMLDSVSSCREMESVLECVMDSFVEPISIGSQEFHITASVGVARYPDDGHSADELIKNSDMAMYSSKDNGKNRFTFCSLEMKHETLEKVKLTNSLYRALERDELALHYQPQIDIRSGKLVGLEALIRWTHPEHGIVSPGVFIPLAEQTGLINAIGEWVIATACRQGAYWHKRGLEGVRMAVNLSVEQFKSSSFSDRIESILLDTGMSPELLELEVTESIALDDSYDVVNTLEKLRESNIMVAIDDFGTEYSSLSRIKLLPADRIKIDRQFVESLAVDKRDRAVVRAIIELARNLDFKVIAEGVETEEQVEFLKSQNCDEIQGYYYCRPLPPEELEKSEIFNH
- a CDS encoding MarR family winged helix-turn-helix transcriptional regulator — its product is MNLYGHKVNQLGRYFSKALNEGITEHGIYSSQWVVALYIHMNGECTQSELADYLYVEAPTITRTLSRMEKAGFIEKRIGTDKREKIINLTEKAMEAYPKWEAVSDSLENKAIEGIDRAELEIFEKVVAKMMCNLKGDI
- a CDS encoding YczE/YyaS/YitT family protein, which encodes MEGDSKEIENFKVGLNKGYIIRLAVFAAGLFTLALGAAIVITADVGVATWDVLHIGLSDITGLTVGRWVQIVGVGMVAITAFFEKKRIAVGSVLNIVLIGFFLNAILGTGLLPEFRGLAPRIIMLLIGIVFMGSGSGMYVASGIGAGPRDGMTLLIARRFSISVRLARTLLEMAALTCGWLVGGPVALGTFVTVPLLGPIMQSSLKFSNRQLEKLYKDDMDGEA
- a CDS encoding inorganic phosphate transporter, translated to MTIILTDFIGQLLEYPVLLITTILTLSVIMVNGWTDAPNAVATCVGTRSLSPGKAIIMAAFCNFLGVLVMTLINSSVVQTIYNIADFRGDTKSSLVALCAAMVAIVLWASAAWVFGIPTSEGHALVAGISGAAIALQGGLSGINPDEWTKVVYGLFISTLMGFAFGFGATRAVETISRNFDRRKATPFFKKAQIGGAAAMAFMHGAQDGQKFMGIFMLGIFLVNGEAEASNFIIPIWLMVLCSAVMALGTSIGGYRIIKTVGMNMVKLEPHQGFSADIAAATSLLFSSIWGLPVSTTHTKTTAIMGVGVSRRVSSVNWSIAKDMALAWVLTFPGCGLVGYFMAHVFLRIF